In the Piscinibacter sp. XHJ-5 genome, one interval contains:
- the mdcC gene encoding malonate decarboxylase acyl carrier protein, with protein MKDIAPGLETLEYVFPGQRPAGDFAPVLVGVVGSGNLEVLVEPAPGPDCTVRIETSARGFGVIWAAVVHDFHARHPLAGVRVSINDMGATPAVVSLRLDQAISELTT; from the coding sequence ATGAAAGACATCGCACCGGGGCTCGAGACCCTCGAATACGTGTTTCCCGGACAGCGGCCTGCCGGCGACTTCGCGCCGGTGCTCGTCGGCGTCGTGGGATCGGGCAATCTCGAAGTGCTGGTCGAGCCCGCGCCCGGGCCGGACTGCACCGTCCGCATCGAGACCTCCGCGCGCGGCTTCGGCGTGATCTGGGCCGCGGTGGTGCACGATTTCCACGCACGCCACCCTTTGGCCGGCGTGCGCGTCTCGATCAACGACATGGGCGCCACGCCGGCCGTGGTGAGCCTGCGCCTGGACCAGGCGATTTCGGAGCTGACGACATGA